One Planctomycetota bacterium genomic window carries:
- a CDS encoding tetratricopeptide repeat protein, with protein sequence MQNRLGSNVKVVAAIIGLGVLAGCAGNAATPTVERPEAVDDYIAGVIALESGQKKTAVDRLEAAVAQNPELRMAQRLLGDIYREEGLYREAVPHYEALLELDPYTLRNYYNLGVTHQLLNELQQAADVYVRGIEVDADNFDLNFALGQVFLAMQNDEEGLRYLERATRIDPDSAKAWSTVGIAHDMRGNFVFAEASYRKALELDPSVAVIRQNLAANLLSQERADEAIQLLESAVEIRDGKLPRKLLGDALRAERRFDDAVAAYDAALSFEPGFVPALNGKGLALIGQYEDGLRLDDAPRDEALALWQSSLVANPNQPKVQALVEKWGK encoded by the coding sequence ATGCAGAACCGCCTTGGATCGAATGTGAAAGTCGTCGCCGCCATCATCGGGCTTGGAGTCCTGGCAGGTTGCGCCGGCAACGCGGCCACGCCGACGGTCGAACGGCCCGAAGCCGTCGACGACTACATCGCCGGCGTGATCGCGCTGGAGAGCGGTCAGAAGAAAACCGCTGTCGATCGCCTCGAAGCTGCCGTCGCCCAGAACCCCGAGCTTCGCATGGCCCAGCGGTTGCTCGGCGACATCTACCGCGAGGAGGGGCTCTACCGCGAAGCCGTCCCGCACTACGAGGCGCTGCTCGAGCTCGACCCGTACACGCTGCGGAACTACTACAACCTCGGCGTCACCCACCAACTGCTCAACGAACTGCAGCAGGCGGCGGACGTGTACGTCCGGGGCATCGAGGTCGACGCGGACAACTTCGACCTGAATTTCGCGCTGGGCCAGGTGTTCCTCGCGATGCAGAACGACGAGGAAGGCCTGCGGTATCTTGAACGTGCCACTCGCATTGATCCTGACTCGGCCAAGGCGTGGTCGACCGTCGGCATCGCCCACGACATGCGAGGCAACTTCGTCTTTGCCGAGGCGTCGTATCGCAAGGCCCTCGAACTCGACCCGAGCGTCGCCGTGATTCGCCAGAACCTCGCGGCGAACTTGCTCAGCCAAGAACGGGCCGACGAAGCGATTCAACTGTTGGAATCCGCCGTCGAGATCAGGGACGGTAAGCTCCCGCGCAAGCTGCTCGGCGATGCGCTGCGGGCCGAGCGGCGGTTTGACGATGCGGTGGCCGCCTACGACGCGGCGCTCTCCTTCGAGCCCGGCTTCGTCCCCGCGCTCAACGGCAAAGGCCTCGCGCTCATCGGCCAGTACGAAGACGGCCTGCGCCTCGACGACGCGCCACGCGACGAAGCTCTCGCTCTTTGGCAGAGCTCGCTCGTCGCCAACCCCAACCAGCCGAAGGTGCAGGCGTTGGTCGAGAAGTGGGGCAAGTGA
- a CDS encoding AAA family ATPase, with protein sequence MSKPHPFTQQFGKPKPRSRRTRRVSELFGLRFDEDPPQTGNAEPPPLPEPGQIMFVGGPSGGGKSTLLRQLIRSAKRRKHLVLDVGGRQLPNRPAVDCLPDMPVESALALLGKAGLGEAWCYLRRPSELSDGQRWRLRLAVAVDDARRLAKGRTTLLVCDEFAALLDRVTAAVVARSLRKMVDGAQVPIAAILVTSHDDLHKALAPDIAVRCDFGQVSVTSTSTRST encoded by the coding sequence ATGAGCAAGCCCCACCCCTTCACCCAGCAGTTCGGCAAGCCCAAGCCGCGGAGCAGGCGCACCCGGCGTGTCTCGGAGCTCTTCGGCCTGCGGTTCGACGAAGACCCGCCACAGACCGGTAATGCCGAACCGCCGCCGCTGCCCGAGCCGGGGCAGATCATGTTCGTCGGCGGTCCGTCCGGCGGCGGCAAGTCGACCCTGCTGCGCCAACTCATCCGATCCGCCAAGCGTCGCAAGCACCTCGTCCTCGACGTCGGTGGTCGGCAGCTACCCAACCGGCCGGCGGTCGATTGCCTGCCGGACATGCCGGTGGAGTCGGCGTTGGCGCTGCTCGGTAAGGCCGGGCTTGGCGAGGCGTGGTGCTACCTGCGTCGGCCGAGCGAACTCTCCGACGGCCAGCGTTGGCGGTTGCGTCTCGCCGTGGCCGTCGACGATGCCCGCCGACTGGCCAAGGGGCGCACGACGCTGCTGGTCTGCGACGAGTTCGCCGCCTTGCTCGACCGGGTCACGGCCGCCGTGGTCGCGCGAAGCCTGCGCAAGATGGTCGACGGGGCTCAGGTGCCAATCGCCGCGATCCTCGTCACGAGTCACGACGATCTGCACAAAGCCCTCGCGCCCGACATCGCCGTGCGGTGCGACTTCGGGCAGGTCAGCGTCACGTCAACATCCACCCGATCAACATGA